Genomic window ([Empedobacter] haloabium):
GGAGAACATCGTCCACCTGGTGCTGGCGCGCACGCCGGACGCGCCCCCGGGCGTGAAAGGCATCTCGCTGTTCATCGTGCCGAAGTTCCTGGTCAACGCCGATGGTTCGCTGGGCGCGCGCAACGACGCGCACTGCGTGTCGATCGAACACAAGCTGGGCATCAAGGCCAGCCCGACGGCCGTGCTGCAGTTCGGCGACAACGGCGGCGCCATCGGCACGCTGGTCGGCGAAGAGAACCGTGGCCTGGAATACATGTTCATCATGATGAACGCGGCCCGCTTCGGCGTCGGCATCCAGGGTATCGGCCTGGCCGAACGCGCCTACCAGCAGGCGGTGGCCTTCGCCAAGGACCGCGTGCAGTCGCGCGACCTGGCCGGGTCCGCCGGCCCGGTCTCGATCATCCACCATCCGGACGTGCGCCGCATGCTGATGTCGATGCGCGCCCAGACCGAGGCGGCGCGCGCGCTGGCCTACGTGGGCGCCGGCTTCTCCGACATCGCCCACTACCACCCGGACGCGGACGAGCGCGCGGCCCACATGGCCATCTACGAATACCTGGTCCCGGTCATCAAGGGCTGGTCCACCGAGATGAGCGAGAACGTCACGCGCGACGGCGTGCAGGTGCACGGCGGCATGGGCTTCATCGAGGAGACGGGCGCCGCCCAGCACTACCGCGATGCCAAGATCCTGCCGATCTACGAAGGCACGACGGCGATCCAGGCCAACGACCTGGTGGGCCGCAAGACCGTGCGCGACGGCGGCAAGGTGGCGCAGCACCTGATCGCCCAGGTGCGCGCCACGGCCACCCAGCTGGGAGAACTGGAAGGCGAACACTTCGCCGCCATCCGCGCGCAGCTGGAAAAGGGCGCGGCCGACCTGGAGGCGGTAGTCGCCTTCGTGCTGGCCAACGTCAAGAGCGACGTGAAGGCGGTGTTCGCGGGCAGTGTCCTGTACCTGAAGCTGGCCGGCGTCGTGCTGGGCGGCTGGCAGATGGGCCGTGCCGCCATCGCGGCGCACAAGAAGCTGGCCGAGGGGAACGGCGACGCGGCGTTCTACCAGGCCAA
Coding sequences:
- a CDS encoding acyl-CoA dehydrogenase, whose protein sequence is MSYNPPLKDMLFVMNELANLQVVSALPGCEDATAETAEAVLEENAKFVSGVIAPLNHPGDKEPSFWHDGQVTTSKGFKEAFRQFAEAGWQGLQHPQEFGGQGLPKLVGTPCVEMLQGANMSYGLVALLSDGAIEALLTAGSDEQKATYLEPLVTGKWTGTMNLTEPQAGSDLAAVRTRAVPQGDGTYKIFGTKIFITWGEHDMTENIVHLVLARTPDAPPGVKGISLFIVPKFLVNADGSLGARNDAHCVSIEHKLGIKASPTAVLQFGDNGGAIGTLVGEENRGLEYMFIMMNAARFGVGIQGIGLAERAYQQAVAFAKDRVQSRDLAGSAGPVSIIHHPDVRRMLMSMRAQTEAARALAYVGAGFSDIAHYHPDADERAAHMAIYEYLVPVIKGWSTEMSENVTRDGVQVHGGMGFIEETGAAQHYRDAKILPIYEGTTAIQANDLVGRKTVRDGGKVAQHLIAQVRATATQLGELEGEHFAAIRAQLEKGAADLEAVVAFVLANVKSDVKAVFAGSVLYLKLAGVVLGGWQMGRAAIAAHKKLAEGNGDAAFYQAKIVTARFFADHILTQSAGLKSAIVDGHAGVLALSEDQF